ATGAAGTAAACCATGGAGAGTTCATATTGATGGCTGGTTATGTTTTCCACCATATGCTCACATTGGAGAAAGGTATTGTAATGTTTGAAGCAATGAATAGGAACTAGTTTGGGGCTGTGACTCCTATCAAGTATGACACTAATGTTGTGCAATTTGGACCTTCCTAAATATGGCATAGTTGAATACTTTAAGCGCTGCATCTTTTTGGAGTCCAGTAAAATTTTCTGGTTTGTGCTTCATCTGCAGAGCGCTGAACAAAATCCGCACATGGAGTAACACCATGGCTTCCTTTTCATGGGAATCTTTTGATCATTTGCTTTCATGGCTTTGAGTTGACTCACCTTAAACCCTTTTGACATCAAGAATAATTACATTTCTGGAGATCACAAAGAGATGTTATCGCTGGTTTTATGACtgaatttaaattatgataCAAGGAATCATTGCAAATACAACAACTAAGCCTCAATCCCAAAATAGTTGAGTCAGCTAGATGGATCCTCTTGTGCCATTATGTGTGATCATACACCGAATCTGCCTCAATATCAACAGATCTTAAATCCTTGAAGCTACTAAATTTGTTAATCTGGCAATCATAATGGCGCCGAGAGCTTTGGGGTCTTCAGGATGCATCTCCATGAAATGTTGAGTGGCAGTACTTGTCTTTGAATTCTTTCAATCAGACATTGATGGTACAGCAATGGTAATGTGTTGAATTCAGCTCTTGTTCGGTCGCCAAATAACTTGATTACAGTATTCAATCTACCTTTATAAAGCAGGATGTAGTGGTCACTAGATGCCTGTTCTCCATGTTTCTTGTTCATCACATGCTCTTCTTGTTCATCACATGCTcagttttttccagttttttttataacccaCTTGAGAATTTAATCAAACATCCAGAAAGAGTGATGGCTTTCATCACTTGGGGTTTGACTTGAAAAAAGTCCTAGGTTGCCGGGTCAAGCTGTGTTCACCCTAATAGGtctattatttatatcaaaaatatttgtttcaatttttctgCAAAAATTCTTTAATGTTGAATTAGCCGAGTTTGGATTGATTTAGCTAACCTAATCAGGAGGTTTGGATGAGTCAATGTTAAAACTAGTTCATCTTGAAACCTAATCTCCAGATCACAAGATTTTCAAGGCAACCTACCAAGCTAGGCTAGACCGGGTTTaagaataaacaaatcaaagcaCTTACATCCAatcaataaactaataaatgCAAGCTTGAATATTACATGAATTGAACGTTTCTTCTGTCACATGGATTGAGGCAAGggataataaagaaaacaaattcctGACCACTGCTCAAAAACCTAATCTAGAAAGCATACTAATACAGCTTCCAACCTCTTATGTATAAACTGGAACGGAacaaggaatttttttaaagaaaaagggcaaaaaaaccTGAAGCATTGAGCAGGACCAAAATCCAAAATGCCAAAACTAATAACGCTTCCCAAGAATTACACCAATGATGATAGATACCAAGGCCACTCCCAAGATGAATTTAAAGTTCATGGCAGGCGAAACATCGGCAGTTTGAGTATGTGTTTCAGAAGAGGATGAGGCTTGCGCAGATGCAGCTTCCAACTTTTTCTTGCTCTTTCTTTTTGTGGGAGTAGAAATAGCGGCGCTGATATCTCTGGATTTGATCTCTACTCCTTTCTGTTCAGCTGGACCGCTTCCATCACCCTGCTATATATCTCAGTGTAAACAACTGTTCGATTTTTACATTTAAATGACTAGTATAATAACATGTCCACTGAccatttttttccaacttcaCCTCCTCATGGCttattttttccagtttagACAATGAAAATTCCATGAATAGGGGGAGATATAAACTGACCTTTTCCAATAATTTAGCATCAGCCTCTTGCAGTTTCTGCTCAAGTTCCTTCACTTGGTTCTCTAGATGTGACACTTCTTTGTTCTTGGCTTCAAGGTCTGCAAAGGATTTCTTCAGAGCTGCTTCTTTTTCCAGCTTTTGAGAATTTGCTTCTTTCTGTTTGGTTGAACATTAGAAAGAAGTGTCAGTAAAGTTTTTTACAAGTTCCTTGCATAGAAACAATGGGAGGCCTACACGAAGCTACAGTCAGAGATGTTGTTCAGTATTCAGTAATAAACTTAATGGAACATCAGAACCCTATTTTTGAACTCGTGCTTGATTCTTGAAAAAATACCTGTTCTTTTAGTTCAACTTCAGCAGTCGtcaattgtttttcaagttcCTCGAGAGAAGTTTGCAATGCTGACTTCTCAGCAACCTCAGCCTTGAGACTTTCAATCTCAGATTTCAAGGCATCTTCATTGGCCTTCTGTCCCTTCAGTTCTTCCTCGAGTTGAATGATCACTGACTGAAGTTCCTTCTTTTCATGTTGATATGTTTCATTGAGCAGGTTGTTCTCTTCCAAAACTGAAGATATCTGCGATTTGAAAGTTTATCAGGTTAGAAGACTATGGACAAAAGAATTGCCAAATCATTATTTACCacgaaaaggaaaaacacaaaTGATGCTACAAACCTGAGACTGTAATTTCTGCCCTTCATCAGTAAGCTGCTGCCGCAAATCCTCTACGGCCTTCTTTGAAATGTGAAGCTGCTCAGTAGTTCCATTTTTCTCAGAAAGGATTGTAGATAGTTTTGCCTCTAAATCTCTGAGTTTGGACTCATATGAGGCTAGCTCCTGAGTGAGCTTCAACTTATCCTCAGCTAGCACACCACTCTCTTTTTCAAAGTGACCTGACTTTGTTTTCAGTTCCTCTACAACAGTTTCCAGATGTGTTACTTTCAGGAGAGTCTCTTCTAGCTCGCCTTTTCGAGATTCAGCAATTGTGGATGCTTCATGAGCCTGTTCTTCATACAGTTTTACTTGCCCCTCAAGTGCTTTTAGCTTCTCATTCAAATCTCTTGTTTCTACATCCTTCAGAGTGAGGCTCTGAATGGCCTCTTGTAATTGTGTTTCAGCGTGCATCATTCGCGACTCAGCTGCAGAATGAAGTTCTATGGCTCTTGAGTGCTTGTCTGTTATTTCTGTGATGGTGCTTGCGTGAGAAGCAAGTTGTTGAGATGTGGCTTCCTTCTCAGAAACGGCAGAATTTAGCAATTCCTGAAGTTCATCAATCTTGCTTTTCAGTTGATTGTTCGTCTCAACTAAGAGTTCATTCTCGGAGAAGGAGTTGGAAAACTTGGTTTCTGCTTCCACTATCTGACTTTTGAGTTCTTCATTGGAGGTTTCCAAAGCTACCATTTTTAACAAGCACAAGTCCAATTCTTCCTTCAAAAGTGCAGACCTTCCAGTTACTTCAGTTATCTGCTCTTTGTATGCCTTTACTTGGTCTTCAAGGGTATTCAGTTTCTCAAACAGGGATTTTGCTTCAGAATCCCTGTTAGTGAAATTTGATAATGCTTCTTGAAGTTTGATTTCTGAATCCCTTGTTAGGGCTTCGTGTAATGACTCAAGCTCTGACTTTCTAGAAGTGGCTTCCTCTAATAATTTCTCTTGTTGCTCAAGTTGCTCCTCTGCAGATTTCAGCTTCACCATTATATCACTTTCTTTCAATCCAGCAGCCTTTAGATCATTTTCAATGCTTTCCAACTTCTCTTGCACCACGGTCAATTCATTACGCAACACTCCCACAAGATTCTCAGCTTCAGTCAGCTTCTCATTGGAACTGCTTGATGCCTCTTccagccttttcttttcatcagTGACCAAATTCAGTAATTCTGTTAGCTCTTTCTCCTTCTCCCCAGCCATCTGCAGCGAAACTTCAAGGCTTGATGACTTTGCTTGGTAAGCCTCAATTTCAGATGCTAGTTCAGATATCTTATCTAAGTATTTACGGGAATCTGCTTCTGCATCCACACATTTCTTTTCAAATGCACTGTTCTGCTCTTCAAGTTCCTTGATTCTGTACTTTTCTGCTTCAAGCAACAGCACAAACTCACTTGCCTTTTTTCCAGCATCCTCTAATCTGGAATGAGATGTCTGGAACAAATCCTCAAGTTCAAGGCTGCGCTGATAGTGCATGTTTGCTCGGTCCTCATGCCCAGCAcatttttcttttgcaattttCAACTCCTCCTCAAGTTCTGAATTCCGAGATGATGATTGATTCAGGGAAGATTCAAGGTGGCTTATCTTTTCCTGGTATTCCTCCATCTGGGCACTCAACTGATTCTTTTCCCCCTCTACCTCTTTCAGTGTAGTACTGAGTTCGGATATTTTCTCTGAGAATTCTCTCACCTCTCTCTCAGCATCATTGCTTTTCAGTTCGACTAAATTTAACTGTTGCTCAAGTTCCACATTCTTCTTCTCTGCTGCAACGAACCGTATCTCAAGCTCTCTCAGTTGTGATTTTGCCTCTTCTGCTGCTTCATTTGAAGCTCGGATTAAATCCTCAAGCTCCAGGTTCTTTTGAGAGGCAGTTGCTGCAGCAGCTCCAGATTCACTGTGGAGATCTTCCAGAAACTTCAACTTCTGTTCTAGCTCTGCACTGTTTGACAAAGCTTGGGACAAAAGAGAATCTGCTTTACAGAAATTCTCATCTGAAGTTTTCAACTTTTCCTCAAGCTCACCGCGCAACTCTTTCATCTGTGCTGCAGTACTTGTGAGATCCGCCATGGCTGCTTCTAgagcttctttttctttcagtaCTTTAGCCAATTCTTCCTGTACAGTTGAGACCTGTGCTTCATGGGTTTTCAGCCCAGCCTCAACTGATTCCCTTGTGTTGATTTCTTCCTGCAACCTCAGCTTCATGCCTTCCATCTCCGAAACCTTTGCTTGAAGATCTTCTTTAGTTGCAGTGAGCAAATTCTCAAGAGCCAAGAAATCTTCCTTCACCTGAGATTCTGAAGCTTTCTTGAGGTCCAATTCCTGGGTCAGTTCGCCGATGAGAGCCTCTTTTGAAGAAAGTCTTTGCTCTATGTCCAGCTGCTGTGATTTTGAAGCAGCCAACTCTTCATTAGCTGCTGAAAGTTCTGCTGTCGTGCTCTTAAGTGCCCCTTCAACTTTCAGATTCTCTTCAACCTTCTCGTACAGGCCCTTGACTTCCTCCTGAAGAGTAGCCATCtgattttccatttcttttgcaCTCAGTTTTGCCGCCTCAAGCAGCCTTTCAAACTCCAAGGCCCTCTGCGTCTCG
The Populus nigra chromosome 3, ddPopNigr1.1, whole genome shotgun sequence genome window above contains:
- the LOC133688083 gene encoding COP1-interactive protein 1-like isoform X1; its protein translation is MEGETQVSSEVPVVKGDPDVADLIKLTNGDLTHVEKEGRKEEDETDGEFIKVEKESLDVKDGGSHTAEAKSAGEADKPSVVERSLSGSTRELLEAQEKLKELELELERVSAALKHSESENTLLKDDVLLANEKLDESGKKYGELEISHKKLQEQIIEAEEKFSAQLHTLQEALQAKETKHKELVEVKESFDGITLELENSRKKMQELKHELEVSSGEAKKFEGLHKESGLHAESETQRALEFERLLEAAKLSAKEMENQMATLQEEVKGLYEKVEENLKVEGALKSTTAELSAANEELAASKSQQLDIEQRLSSKEALIGELTQELDLKKASESQVKEDFLALENLLTATKEDLQAKVSEMEGMKLRLQEEINTRESVEAGLKTHEAQVSTVQEELAKVLKEKEALEAAMADLTSTAAQMKELRGELEEKLKTSDENFCKADSLLSQALSNSAELEQKLKFLEDLHSESGAAAATASQKNLELEDLIRASNEAAEEAKSQLRELEIRFVAAEKKNVELEQQLNLVELKSNDAEREVREFSEKISELSTTLKEVEGEKNQLSAQMEEYQEKISHLESSLNQSSSRNSELEEELKIAKEKCAGHEDRANMHYQRSLELEDLFQTSHSRLEDAGKKASEFVLLLEAEKYRIKELEEQNSAFEKKCVDAEADSRKYLDKISELASEIEAYQAKSSSLEVSLQMAGEKEKELTELLNLVTDEKKRLEEASSSSNEKLTEAENLVGVLRNELTVVQEKLESIENDLKAAGLKESDIMVKLKSAEEQLEQQEKLLEEATSRKSELESLHEALTRDSEIKLQEALSNFTNRDSEAKSLFEKLNTLEDQVKAYKEQITEVTGRSALLKEELDLCLLKMVALETSNEELKSQIVEAETKFSNSFSENELLVETNNQLKSKIDELQELLNSAVSEKEATSQQLASHASTITEITDKHSRAIELHSAAESRMMHAETQLQEAIQSLTLKDVETRDLNEKLKALEGQVKLYEEQAHEASTIAESRKGELEETLLKVTHLETVVEELKTKSGHFEKESGVLAEDKLKLTQELASYESKLRDLEAKLSTILSEKNGTTEQLHISKKAVEDLRQQLTDEGQKLQSQISSVLEENNLLNETYQHEKKELQSVIIQLEEELKGQKANEDALKSEIESLKAEVAEKSALQTSLEELEKQLTTAEVELKEQKEANSQKLEKEAALKKSFADLEAKNKEVSHLENQVKELEQKLQEADAKLLEKQGDGSGPAEQKGVEIKSRDISAAISTPTKRKSKKKLEAASAQASSSSETHTQTADVSPAMNFKFILGVALVSIIIGVILGKRY
- the LOC133688083 gene encoding COP1-interactive protein 1-like isoform X2 — protein: MEGETQVSSEVPVVKGDPDVADLIKLTNGDLTHVEKEGRKEEDETDGEFIKVEKESLDVKDGGSHTAEAKSAGEADKPSVVERSLSGSTRELLEAQEKLKELELELERVSAALKHSESENTLLKDDVLLANEKLDESGKKYGELEISHKKLQEQIIEAEEKFSAQLHTLQEALQAKETKHKELVEVKESFDGITLELENSRKKMQELKHELEVSSGEAKKFEGLHKESGLHAESETQRALEFERLLEAAKLSAKEMENQMATLQEEVKGLYEKVEENLKVEGALKSTTAELSAANEELAASKSQQLDIEQRLSSKEALIGELTQELDLKKASESQVKEDFLALENLLTATKEDLQAKVSEMEGMKLRLQEEINTRESVEAGLKTHEAQVSTVQEELAKVLKEKEALEAAMADLTSTAAQMKELRGELEEKLKTSDENFCKADSLLSQALSNSAELEQKLKFLEDLHSESGAAAATASQKNLELEDLIRASNEAAEEAKSQLRELEIRFVAAEKKNVELEQQLNLVELKSNDAEREVREFSEKISELSTTLKEVEGEKNQLSAQMEEYQEKISHLESSLNQSSSRNSELEEELKIAKEKCAGHEDRANMHYQRSLELEDLFQTSHSRLEDAGKKASEFVLLLEAEKYRIKELEEQNSAFEKKCVDAEADSRKYLDKISELASEIEAYQAKSSSLEVSLQMAGEKEKELTELLNLVTDEKKRLEEASSSSNEKLTEAENLVGVLRNELTVVQEKLESIENDLKAAGLKESDIMVKLKSAEEQLEQQEKLLEEATSRKSELESLHEALTRDSEIKLQEALSNFTNRDSEAKSLFEKLNTLEDQVKAYKEQITEVTGRSALLKEELDLCLLKMVALETSNEELKSQIVEAETKFSNSFSENELLVETNNQLKSKIDELQELLNSAVSEKEATSQQLASHASTITEITDKHSRAIELHSAAESRMMHAETQLQEAIQSLTLKDVETRDLNEKLKALEGQVKLYEEQAHEASTIAESRKGELEETLLKVTHLETVVEELKTKSGHFEKESGVLAEDKLKLTQELASYESKLRDLEAKLSTILSEKNGTTEQLHISKKAVEDLRQQLTDEGQKLQSQISSVLEENNLLNETYQHEKKELQSVIIQLEEELKGQKANEDALKSEIESLKAEVAEKSALQTSLEELEKQLTTAEVELKEQKEANSQKLEKEAALKKSFADLEAKNKEVSHLENQVKELEQKLQEADAKLLEKGDGSGPAEQKGVEIKSRDISAAISTPTKRKSKKKLEAASAQASSSSETHTQTADVSPAMNFKFILGVALVSIIIGVILGKRY